In Flavobacterium sp. 83, the genomic window TTCCGGTCCTACAACTACATCTATAGGGAATTTTGCGGTTTGGGAAAGCGGACTTCCTGCATTGCATGAAATACTTCCTGTGGTAATATTATTTTCGTTACAAGTTTGTAATCCTCCAATAACATATGGAGTTGTTCCTGATGCAGCTATTCCAACAACAACATCATTTTCATTTACATCAAAGGCTTTCAAATCAATCCAGGCTTGTGTTGCGTTGTCTTCGGCATTTTCTACTGCTCTGCGAATGGCAGTGTCGCCACCGGCAATAATCCCAATTACTAAATCGAAAGGAACACCAAATGTAGGTGGACATTCCGATGCATCAACAATTCCTAATCGTCCTGATGTCCCTGCGCCAATGTAGAATAATCGTCCGCCCAATTTTATTTTGGCAACGATTTCAGTCACTAAATTTTCTATTTGCGGCAAAGCTTTTTCTACGGCTAGCGGTACGGTTTTGTCTTCCTTATTGATATTAGAAAGCAATTCTTGAACGGACATTTTTTCTAAATGTTCGTATTTTGAAGATTGTTCGGTGGTTTTTGTGAAAGTCATATATTTTTTTTTTGAAGGGACAATTCGCGAGTTGTCCGTACATTTATTTTTCTGCGTGAGGGATAACAGCGGAAATCCTTTTTACTCCTGTAGCTATAGCGAAGGGAGAAAAAAGATTGCAGCGAATAGCCCGACCCTTGTGGTCACGCCCCAATTATAAAATTATATAAAATACGCCAAGACAATTCCAAAAATTATCATTGAAACTTTGGCGATATTGAACTTGTGTCCTTCGCTGGTTTCAAAAATGATAGTAGATGAAATATGAAATAATATTCCTATTACAATGGCTGTGATTTCAGTATAATATTCGTTTAAAATAGGCATATAATCAGACAAAAATGTTCCTAACGGAGTCATAATTGCAAAGGTTGCCATGAAGAAAAGTATTGCTTT contains:
- the murQ gene encoding N-acetylmuramic acid 6-phosphate etherase — translated: MTFTKTTEQSSKYEHLEKMSVQELLSNINKEDKTVPLAVEKALPQIENLVTEIVAKIKLGGRLFYIGAGTSGRLGIVDASECPPTFGVPFDLVIGIIAGGDTAIRRAVENAEDNATQAWIDLKAFDVNENDVVVGIAASGTTPYVIGGLQTCNENNITTGSISCNAGSPLSQTAKFPIDVVVGPEFVTGSSRMKAGTAQKLVLNMLTTATMIQLGKVKGNKMVDMQLSNSKLVDRGVKMIMGEIPVTYEEGAALLKKHGSVRKAVDNFKK